Proteins encoded within one genomic window of Polaribacter sp. NJDZ03:
- a CDS encoding NAD(P)/FAD-dependent oxidoreductase, translated as MITTDILIIGAGPTGLFTVFEAGLLKLRCHLIDALPQAGGQCSEIYPKKPIYDIPAYPEILAGDLTHKLMEQIKQFEPGFTLGERAETIDKQEDSTFIVTTNKGTKHHAKIVAIAGGLGSFEPRKPPIPNIADFEDKGVEYIIRDPEFYRNKKVVISGGGDSALDWSIFLTDIASSVTLIHRRNEFRGALDSVDKVQELKDAGKITMITPAEVKGIVGTDKVTGVSVVQKGEEPFIVNTDHFIPLFGLSPKLGPIANWGLEIEKNAIKVNNALDYQTNIPGIYAIGDVNIYPGKLKLILCGFHEATLMCQSAYQRIFPDKKYVMKYTTVGGVEGFDGSKKEAPKAVVKKIE; from the coding sequence ATGATTACTACAGATATTTTAATTATAGGTGCAGGACCCACAGGTTTATTTACTGTTTTCGAAGCAGGTTTATTAAAATTACGCTGTCATTTAATAGATGCGTTGCCACAAGCAGGTGGTCAATGTTCTGAGATTTACCCTAAGAAACCTATTTATGATATCCCAGCATATCCAGAAATTTTAGCGGGAGATTTAACCCATAAATTAATGGAGCAAATTAAACAATTTGAACCAGGTTTTACCCTTGGTGAACGCGCAGAAACAATAGACAAGCAAGAAGATAGTACTTTTATAGTAACAACTAACAAAGGCACAAAACATCATGCAAAAATAGTAGCAATTGCAGGTGGTTTAGGTTCTTTTGAGCCAAGAAAACCGCCAATTCCTAATATTGCAGATTTCGAAGATAAAGGAGTAGAGTATATTATTCGTGATCCAGAATTTTATAGAAATAAAAAAGTAGTCATTTCTGGTGGAGGAGATTCTGCATTAGATTGGTCTATATTTTTAACAGACATCGCTTCATCTGTGACATTAATTCACCGAAGAAACGAGTTTAGAGGTGCTTTAGATTCTGTAGATAAAGTACAAGAATTAAAAGATGCCGGTAAAATTACCATGATAACACCTGCAGAAGTAAAAGGAATTGTAGGTACAGATAAAGTAACCGGAGTTTCGGTGGTTCAAAAAGGAGAAGAACCATTTATAGTTAACACAGATCATTTTATTCCGTTATTTGGGTTATCTCCAAAATTAGGTCCTATTGCAAATTGGGGATTAGAAATAGAAAAAAATGCTATTAAAGTAAACAACGCTTTAGATTACCAAACCAATATTCCAGGAATCTACGCAATTGGAGATGTAAATATCTATCCGGGTAAATTAAAGTTAATTCTCTGCGGATTTCACGAAGCTACTTTAATGTGTCAGAGTGCATATCAACGTATATTTCCAGATAAAAAATATGTAATGAAATACACAACAGTTGGTGGTGTAGAAGGTTTTGACGGATCTAAAAAAGAAGCGCCAAAAGCCGTTGTTAAAAAGATTGAGTAA
- the upp gene encoding uracil phosphoribosyltransferase — MIIHHLQEKNSILNKFIAEIRDVKIQKDSLRFRRNIERIGEILGYELSKNLSYKNVSVETPLGKNTEQLSDNEVVLCSILRAGLPLHQGVLNYFDDAENAFISAYRHHPNKDAESEIVVEYFAAPSIKNKTLLLLDPMLATGQSLVSVYEAIKKQGIPEEIHILVVIASKEGIEFIRDKFPENTHLWIAAIDDQLNSKGYIVPGLGDAGDLAFGTKL; from the coding sequence ATGATTATTCATCACTTACAAGAAAAAAACTCTATTCTTAATAAATTCATTGCAGAAATTAGAGATGTAAAAATTCAAAAAGATTCACTTCGTTTTAGAAGAAATATTGAAAGAATTGGTGAAATTTTAGGTTATGAATTAAGTAAAAATCTTTCTTATAAGAATGTTTCTGTTGAAACTCCATTAGGTAAAAATACAGAACAACTATCTGATAACGAGGTTGTCTTGTGTTCAATTTTAAGAGCTGGTTTACCTTTGCATCAAGGGGTATTAAACTATTTCGATGATGCAGAAAATGCTTTTATTTCTGCGTACCGTCATCACCCAAATAAAGATGCCGAATCTGAAATTGTAGTAGAGTATTTTGCAGCCCCATCAATTAAAAATAAAACTTTATTATTGTTAGATCCTATGTTGGCAACAGGGCAATCTTTGGTGTCTGTTTATGAGGCGATAAAAAAACAAGGAATTCCTGAAGAAATTCATATTTTAGTAGTTATTGCTTCTAAAGAAGGAATTGAGTTTATTAGAGATAAATTTCCAGAAAACACACATTTATGGATTGCAGCTATAGATGATCAATTAAATAGTAAAGGATATATAGTACCAGGTTTAGGAGATGCTGGCGATTTAGCTTTTGGAACTAAATTATAA
- the hppD gene encoding 4-hydroxyphenylpyruvate dioxygenase produces MAKEIKSVNYGLEKIFEGAQDFLPLLGTDYVEFYVGNAKQAAHFYKTAFGFQSHAYRGLETGSKDSVSYVLTQDKIKLMLTTPLSSKSPINDHIVKHGDGVKIIALWVEDARKAYAETTSRGAKSFMEPTVEKDEHGEVVRAGIYTYGETVHMFVERKNYNGAFLPGFQKWESDYNPPAAGLKYIDHMVGNVGWNQMNTWVKFYEDVMGFVNFLSFDDKQIHTEYSALMSKVMSNGNGRIKFPINEPAEGKKRSQIEEYLDFYEGAGVQHIAVATDDIIKTVGQLKANGVEFLSTPPEAYYRAVPGRLEEHSHELKEDIEKLKGLGIMIDADEEGYLLQIFTKPVEDRPTLFFEIIQRMGAKGFGAGNFKALFESIEREQAKRGTL; encoded by the coding sequence ATGGCAAAAGAAATAAAATCAGTAAACTACGGTTTAGAAAAAATATTTGAAGGAGCACAAGATTTCCTTCCATTGTTAGGTACAGATTATGTAGAATTTTATGTGGGTAACGCAAAACAAGCAGCACACTTTTATAAAACAGCATTCGGCTTTCAATCGCACGCATATCGCGGATTAGAAACGGGTTCAAAAGATTCAGTGAGTTATGTGTTAACACAAGACAAAATAAAGTTAATGCTCACAACGCCGTTAAGCAGCAAATCTCCCATAAATGATCATATTGTAAAACATGGCGACGGCGTAAAAATTATTGCACTTTGGGTAGAAGATGCTAGAAAAGCGTATGCAGAAACAACTTCCCGCGGAGCGAAATCTTTTATGGAACCAACCGTAGAAAAAGACGAACATGGTGAGGTTGTTAGGGCAGGAATTTATACGTACGGAGAAACCGTACATATGTTTGTTGAGCGTAAAAACTACAACGGCGCATTTTTACCAGGTTTTCAAAAATGGGAATCAGACTACAATCCGCCAGCAGCAGGTTTAAAATACATAGACCACATGGTTGGTAATGTGGGTTGGAATCAAATGAATACTTGGGTGAAGTTTTATGAAGATGTTATGGGCTTTGTTAACTTTTTATCTTTTGATGACAAGCAAATTCATACAGAATATTCTGCGTTAATGAGTAAAGTAATGTCTAACGGAAATGGAAGAATCAAATTCCCGATAAATGAACCTGCAGAAGGAAAAAAACGTTCCCAAATTGAAGAATATTTAGATTTTTACGAAGGTGCTGGTGTGCAACATATTGCCGTTGCCACAGATGATATTATAAAAACGGTTGGTCAATTAAAAGCGAACGGGGTAGAATTTTTATCAACACCACCAGAAGCATATTACAGAGCGGTTCCTGGAAGATTGGAAGAACATAGTCACGAGTTAAAAGAAGATATCGAAAAACTAAAAGGCTTAGGTATTATGATTGATGCAGATGAAGAAGGCTATTTACTACAAATTTTTACAAAACCAGTAGAAGATAGACCTACCTTATTTTTTGAAATCATTCAAAGAATGGGCGCTAAAGGTTTTGGAGCAGGAAACTTTAAAGCGTTGTTCGAATCTATAGAAAGAGAACAGGCCAAGAGAGGAACGCTTTAA
- a CDS encoding homogentisate 1,2-dioxygenase, producing MPFYHKLGTIPPKRHTQFRKKDGSLYYEQLFGTIGFDGMSTNSYHEYRPTMVKEIRKQYSVKPKIAKANNIQSYRFRGFQVPPENDYLESRKIVLTNTDCNIILSAPKKSTEDYFYKNTDADEVIFIHKGTGKLRTHLGNIKFKYGDYLIIPRGVIYKLDFDDENNRLFIVESYSPVYTPKRYRNYFGQLLEHSPFCERDLRRPEELETHNELGDFLIKVKKQGEIIEMIYASHPFDVVGYDGYNFPYAFSIHDFEPITGRIHQPPPVHQTFETNAFVICSFVPRLYDYHPNSIPAPYNHSNIDSDEVLYYVDGDFMSRNDIDQGHISLHPSGIPHGPHPGATERSIGHTKTEELAVMVDTFKPLMVTEEAMKIADEEYYKSWLE from the coding sequence ATGCCTTTTTATCATAAACTAGGGACAATTCCACCTAAAAGACACACGCAATTTCGTAAAAAAGATGGCAGTTTGTATTATGAGCAATTGTTTGGCACTATTGGTTTCGACGGTATGTCTACCAACTCATACCACGAGTACAGACCAACAATGGTCAAAGAAATTAGAAAGCAATATTCTGTAAAACCCAAAATAGCCAAAGCAAATAACATTCAATCTTACCGGTTTAGAGGATTTCAAGTTCCGCCAGAAAACGATTATTTAGAAAGTAGAAAAATTGTTTTAACAAATACAGATTGTAATATTATTTTATCAGCACCAAAAAAATCAACAGAAGATTATTTCTATAAAAATACAGATGCAGATGAGGTTATTTTTATCCATAAAGGAACCGGAAAATTAAGAACACATCTTGGTAACATCAAATTTAAATACGGAGACTATTTAATAATTCCACGAGGCGTTATTTATAAACTAGATTTCGATGATGAAAACAACAGACTTTTTATTGTAGAATCTTATTCGCCTGTTTACACACCAAAAAGATACAGAAATTACTTTGGTCAATTATTAGAACACTCACCGTTTTGTGAACGAGATTTAAGAAGACCAGAAGAATTAGAAACCCATAACGAATTAGGCGATTTCCTAATAAAAGTAAAAAAACAAGGTGAAATTATAGAAATGATTTACGCTTCACATCCTTTTGATGTGGTAGGTTACGACGGTTATAATTTTCCGTATGCATTTTCAATTCACGATTTCGAACCAATTACGGGACGTATTCATCAACCGCCACCAGTGCATCAAACTTTCGAGACAAATGCCTTTGTAATTTGCAGTTTTGTACCACGTTTGTATGACTATCATCCAAACTCAATTCCTGCACCATATAACCACAGTAATATAGATTCCGACGAGGTTTTATACTATGTAGATGGCGATTTTATGAGTAGAAACGACATCGATCAAGGTCATATTTCCTTACATCCATCCGGAATTCCTCATGGTCCGCACCCAGGCGCAACAGAACGCAGTATTGGGCACACAAAAACCGAAGAGTTAGCCGTTATGGTAGACACTTTTAAACCTTTAATGGTTACGGAAGAAGCCATGAAAATTGCCGATGAAGAGTATTATAAATCGTGGTTAGAGTAG
- a CDS encoding DUF6427 family protein: protein MLANFLEKSKPINFIVYFGLFFCFFIITVFSNLLTDSFTWLKAMENVSFLGLFLIIFFFYSFIVSKNKLTFDHSYSFFVFILTSILFIPKLLEFKTLITLIIYLLFLRKIYSLRSPKKMIQKLFDSGFWLGVLIILEPFTLVFFILIYASILLRKKVSFHTILTPIIGFISPLIIYFSYLFWYDYNEEFKQLFAFNNINNVFIYRKDTTLWIFGAVLLLTIISVFLKSPKVLSVNNSFKKSWIILIINSIIAVVFALIITEKNGSEIVYLLIPASIIIANGFEVIEKMIVKNSISALLLIGTILTYFLL, encoded by the coding sequence ATGCTAGCCAATTTTTTAGAGAAATCTAAACCAATCAATTTTATAGTCTATTTTGGACTCTTTTTTTGCTTCTTTATAATTACTGTTTTTTCTAACTTACTAACAGATAGTTTTACTTGGCTAAAAGCCATGGAAAACGTCTCTTTTTTAGGCCTCTTTTTAATTATATTTTTCTTCTACAGTTTTATTGTTTCTAAAAATAAATTAACGTTTGACCACTCTTATTCTTTCTTTGTTTTTATATTAACAAGCATTCTTTTTATACCCAAGCTACTCGAGTTTAAAACCTTGATAACACTAATAATTTACCTTCTTTTTTTAAGAAAAATATACAGTCTACGTTCTCCTAAAAAGATGATTCAGAAATTATTTGATAGTGGCTTTTGGTTAGGTGTTCTTATTATTCTAGAACCCTTTACCTTGGTTTTTTTCATACTAATTTACGCATCTATTTTATTGAGAAAAAAAGTTTCTTTTCACACTATATTAACGCCAATTATTGGGTTTATTTCTCCCTTAATCATCTATTTTTCGTACCTGTTTTGGTATGATTATAACGAAGAGTTTAAGCAACTTTTTGCTTTTAATAATATAAATAATGTATTTATCTACAGAAAGGACACCACTCTTTGGATTTTTGGAGCCGTACTTTTATTAACCATAATTTCTGTATTCTTAAAATCGCCTAAGGTATTATCTGTAAATAATTCTTTTAAAAAAAGTTGGATTATTTTAATTATTAACTCAATTATTGCAGTTGTTTTTGCTTTAATAATTACTGAAAAGAATGGTTCGGAAATTGTTTATTTATTGATACCTGCATCTATAATTATAGCAAACGGATTTGAAGTAATAGAAAAAATGATTGTTAAAAACAGTATATCAGCATTACTTTTAATAGGTACAATACTTACCTATTTCTTGTTATAA
- a CDS encoding NifU family protein has protein sequence MTAEETLNNVEKALDEIRPFLMSDGGNIKLLSIEESIVKVQLEGACIGCSVNHMTLKNGVEATIKKYAPQIIEVINIE, from the coding sequence ATGACAGCAGAAGAAACATTAAACAATGTAGAAAAAGCATTAGATGAAATTCGTCCTTTTTTAATGAGTGATGGAGGAAACATCAAACTACTTTCTATAGAAGAATCTATTGTAAAGGTACAATTAGAAGGTGCTTGTATAGGATGTTCTGTAAATCATATGACCTTAAAAAATGGTGTAGAAGCAACTATTAAAAAGTATGCGCCACAAATAATAGAGGTTATAAACATTGAGTAA
- the trmB gene encoding tRNA (guanosine(46)-N7)-methyltransferase TrmB — protein sequence MGSKNKLKRFKENETFKNVIQPTREEVVTDFSHKGKWHSFFGNNNPIVVELGCGKGEYTIALARKNPNKNFIGIDIKGARFWRGAKTAIEENLDNVAFVRTQIELVDFIFAENEVSEIWITFPDPQIKFQRTKHRMTNSSFMKKYHHILNEEGIMNLKTDSEFMHGYTLGLLHGEGHEILYANHTVYKNEGAPKEVTETQTFYEKQYLEVDKPITYIKFRLKY from the coding sequence TTGGGAAGCAAAAACAAACTGAAACGTTTCAAAGAAAATGAAACGTTTAAAAATGTCATTCAACCAACTAGAGAAGAAGTTGTAACAGATTTTTCTCATAAAGGTAAATGGCATTCTTTTTTTGGTAACAATAATCCTATTGTTGTAGAGTTAGGGTGTGGTAAAGGAGAATATACCATTGCTTTGGCTAGAAAAAATCCGAATAAAAATTTTATTGGTATCGATATAAAAGGTGCCCGCTTTTGGAGAGGAGCAAAAACTGCAATAGAAGAAAATCTAGATAATGTAGCTTTTGTAAGAACTCAAATTGAGTTGGTTGATTTTATTTTTGCCGAAAATGAAGTTTCAGAAATTTGGATCACTTTCCCAGATCCTCAAATAAAATTTCAGCGTACAAAACATAGAATGACAAATTCTAGTTTTATGAAAAAATACCATCATATTCTTAATGAAGAAGGAATCATGAATCTTAAAACAGATTCAGAATTTATGCATGGTTATACTTTAGGTTTGTTGCATGGTGAAGGTCATGAAATTTTATATGCAAACCATACTGTGTATAAAAATGAAGGCGCACCAAAAGAAGTAACAGAAACTCAAACTTTTTACGAAAAACAGTATTTAGAAGTAGATAAACCTATTACTTATATTAAATTTAGATTGAAGTATTAA
- a CDS encoding MGMT family protein gives MKESDNFFDKVYQVARLIPYGRVTSYGAIATYLGAARSARMVGWAMNKAHNLEDVPAHRVVNRKGLLTGKHHFDGTNLMQQLLESEGIIVVENQIQDLEKVLWIPMEELS, from the coding sequence GTGAAAGAATCCGATAATTTTTTTGATAAAGTATATCAAGTCGCTCGTCTAATTCCTTATGGTAGGGTTACAAGTTACGGTGCTATTGCAACCTATTTAGGAGCAGCAAGATCTGCAAGAATGGTAGGTTGGGCAATGAATAAAGCACATAATTTAGAAGATGTTCCGGCACATAGAGTTGTAAATAGAAAAGGGTTACTAACAGGCAAACATCATTTCGATGGCACTAACCTTATGCAGCAATTACTAGAAAGTGAAGGAATTATAGTTGTCGAAAATCAAATTCAAGACTTAGAAAAAGTACTTTGGATTCCTATGGAAGAGTTGTCTTAG
- a CDS encoding Mrp/NBP35 family ATP-binding protein: MSFKKQDIYKALETITAPGEGKSLIENNNVTNVVTFGDEVEVDVTISNPTLQAKKKIETEITKAIQTNVGAQITVKVNVKVEKPAEKVNPNQIKGKAIPNIKNIIAIASGKGGVGKSTITANTAISLAKMGFKVGVLDADVYGPSQHIMFDVEKARPLSVNVDGRSKMEPVENYGVKLLSLGFFTDPNQAVIWRGPMASKALNQLIFDGNWGELDFLLIDLPPGTGDIHLSIVQALPINGAVVVSTPQNIALADAKKGVAMFQQENINVPVLGIIENMAYFTPEELPDNKYYIFGKDGAKNLAEDIKTRFLGEIPLVQSIREAGDVGHPVALQEGTVLEKAFNDITKEMVSELLKRNADLPPTEVVRITTMSGCSSVKK, from the coding sequence ATGAGTTTTAAAAAACAAGATATATACAAGGCATTAGAAACGATTACCGCTCCCGGAGAAGGTAAAAGTTTAATAGAAAACAATAATGTGACTAATGTAGTTACTTTTGGAGATGAAGTAGAAGTAGATGTTACTATTAGCAATCCAACTTTACAAGCAAAAAAGAAGATTGAAACGGAAATTACCAAGGCAATTCAAACCAATGTTGGGGCCCAAATTACCGTAAAAGTAAATGTAAAAGTAGAAAAGCCTGCAGAAAAAGTAAACCCAAATCAAATTAAAGGAAAAGCAATTCCTAATATAAAAAACATTATTGCAATTGCATCTGGTAAAGGTGGAGTAGGTAAATCTACTATAACGGCTAATACTGCAATTTCTTTAGCAAAAATGGGCTTTAAAGTAGGTGTTTTAGATGCCGATGTTTACGGGCCATCACAACACATCATGTTCGATGTAGAAAAAGCAAGACCACTTTCTGTAAATGTAGATGGTAGATCTAAAATGGAACCTGTAGAAAACTACGGAGTTAAACTATTATCATTAGGCTTTTTTACAGACCCAAACCAAGCCGTAATTTGGCGTGGACCAATGGCATCAAAAGCATTAAATCAATTAATATTTGATGGTAATTGGGGTGAGTTAGACTTTCTTTTAATCGATTTACCTCCAGGAACAGGAGATATCCATTTATCTATTGTACAAGCCTTACCAATTAACGGAGCAGTAGTGGTAAGTACACCACAAAATATTGCCTTGGCAGATGCTAAAAAAGGAGTTGCAATGTTTCAACAAGAAAACATTAATGTGCCTGTTTTAGGAATCATAGAAAACATGGCGTATTTTACACCAGAAGAATTACCAGACAATAAGTATTATATTTTTGGTAAAGACGGTGCAAAAAACTTAGCAGAAGATATTAAAACTAGATTTTTAGGAGAAATTCCTTTAGTACAAAGTATTAGAGAAGCGGGAGATGTTGGGCATCCGGTAGCTTTACAAGAAGGCACTGTTTTAGAAAAAGCTTTTAATGATATTACTAAAGAAATGGTTTCAGAATTATTAAAAAGAAATGCAGATTTACCGCCAACCGAAGTTGTTAGAATTACAACAATGAGTGGTTGTAGTTCAGTAAAAAAATAA